In Stigmatopora nigra isolate UIUO_SnigA chromosome 2, RoL_Snig_1.1, whole genome shotgun sequence, a single window of DNA contains:
- the LOC144183596 gene encoding phospholipase B1, membrane-associated isoform X2: MSPSHSTPSSVELVKAGDIKVVAALGDSLTTAIGANATTVLGIPIEFRHLSWSIGGFGSYQDVITLPNILKLFNPRVLGAARGKTIHGMEAQLAETGLNLAVTGQNTFNLPDQTRHLIDTLRSYEGLNFEKDWKLLTILMGMNDICDYCKDKALFSADNFIHYMAVSLEMLRNEVPRMIVNVVQILPMQALREVQKPTPGCLLQRSFCSCLIEPGSRSHELRELVEVNLEFQRKLETLLLTDRFFRDDFAVVLQPFLKRADPPRLPSGKVDMSFFTHDCFHFTIKGHEELAKGLWNNMFQPEGSKTVVSSFSDPISLVCPPKDHPYIFTRPTPARSGQPSRRPAPPTTVVYFLTVLVAFGGRGLFSNC; this comes from the exons ATGAGCCCCTCCCATTCCACCCCCTCCTCAG TGGAATTGGTGAAAGCGGGCGACATCAAAGTGGTCGCCGCCTTGGGCGATTCTCTCACG ACGGCCATCGGCGCCAACGCCACCACCGTACTGGGCATCCCCATTGAATTCCGCCACCTCTCCTGGAG CATCGGCGGTTTTGGCTCGTACCAGGACGTCATCACTTTGCCCA ATATCCTCAAGCTTTTTAATCCCAGAGTCCTCGGCGCCGCCCGGGGGAAGACCATCCACGGGATGGAAGCCCAGTTGGCGGAAACGGGGCTCAACTTGGCCGTCACGGGGCAAAACACGTT CAATCTTCCCGACCAGACCAGACATTTAATCGACACGCTCCGAAGTTACGAA GGTCTGAATTTTGAGAAAGATTGGAAACTCCTGACAATTCTCATGGGGATGAATGACATCTGCGACTACTGCAAAGACAAG GCTCTCTTCTCTGCCGACAACTTTATTCACTACATGGCTGTTTCCTTGGAAATGCTTCGCAATGAG GTTCCTCGTATGATCGTCAATGTGGTCCAAATCCTTCCCATGCAAGCCCTCAGGGAGGTCCAAAAGCCCACCCCGGGTTGTCTTCTTCAGCG ttccTTCTGCTCCTGTCTGATCGAACCAGGGAGTCGGTCCCACGAGCTAAGGGAGCTGGTGGAAGTTAATCTGGAGTTTCAG AGAAAACTGGAAACTCTGTTGCTGACCGATCGCTTCTTCCGTGACGATTTTGCCGTGGTTCTGCAGCCTTTTTTAAAGCGGGCCGACCCACCTCGCCTTCCC AGTGGCAAGGTCGACATGAGCTTCTTCACCCACGATTGCTTCCACTTCACCATTAAAGGCCACGAGGAGTTAGCTAAAGGCCTTTGGAACAACATG TTTCAACCTGAAGGGAGCAAGACGGTGGTGAGCAGTTTTTCCGACCCCATATCACTTGTTTGTCCACCCAAg GACCACCCGTACATCTTCACTCGACCCACCCCAGCTCGCTCTGGTCAGCCAAGCCGACGCCCCGCCCCTCCAACGACGGTGGTCTACTTCCTAACGGTCCTCGTGGCGTTCGGGGGGCGTGGTTTATTTTCTAATTGCTGA
- the chga gene encoding chromogranin-A isoform X1, whose amino-acid sequence MLALLTLTLLIKSVFPIPVTPGALEDDDVKVMKCVVEALADVLSRPRPLPVSDQCLQTLRTDDRLLSLLRHYDFLKELHDVATHGEEKVWPPEGGATPSLENTDDVPPDGSMLSSLGGPPGEHSILSHGREHDGTLWMAAEKREKNKKEGMRAIASKEEEDEEEEEDQRSVEAEEEEHVGEDGYGMKKRSRSEEVEDEAPHHSKEDSGDKEMKKTKKKRNRSPEEKELQLIARRTPDEEDGSAARKVEDGEVENLATIESELENVAHKLRQLREG is encoded by the exons atgCTTGCATTGCTGACTCTGACTCTCCTCATCAAAAGCG TTTTTCCAATCCCGGTGACTCCCGGTGCGCTGGAAGATGACGACGTCAAg GTGATGAAATGTGTGGTGGAGGCCCTAGCTGATGTACTGTCAAGGCCACGCCCACTTCCAGTTAGTGACCAATGCCTGCAGACCCTAAGGAcag ACGACCGTCTTTTGTCGTTACTCCGTCACTACGATTTCCTGAAGGAACTGCATGATGTCGCCACCCACG GTGAGGAGAAGGTCTGGCCACCAGAAGGAGGCGCCACGCCATCCCTAGAAAACACAGATGACGTCCCCCCCG AtggatccatgctgagctccctGGGAGGCCCCCCTGGCGAACATTCCATCCTCTCACACGGGCGAGAACACGACGGCACGCTTTGGATGGCGGCCGAGAAGCGGGAGAAGAACAAAAAAG AAGGAATGCGGGCAATTGcatccaaagaagaagaagacgaggaggaggaggaggaccagAGATCTGTTGAGGCTGAGGAAGAAGAACATGTAGGAGAAGATGGGTATGGGATGAAGAAGAGAAGCAGAAGCGAGGAGGTAGAGGATGAAGCCCCCCATCATTCCAAGGAGGACTCGGGGGATAAAGAGAtgaagaagacgaagaagaagaggaaccgCAGTCCGGAGGAGAAGGAGCTGCAGTTGATCGCTCGGAGAACACCGGACGAGGAGGATGGGAGCGCCGCAAGAAAGGTGGAg GATGGCGAAGTGGAAAACTTGGCCACCATCGAGTCTGAGTTGGAAAACGTGGCCCACAAACTCCGCCAGCTGAgggaaggataa
- the LOC144183596 gene encoding phospholipase B1, membrane-associated isoform X1 has protein sequence MGWLCVAVATCALVARCVKGDDWWWKYEEGIRHYSKEALNKEFPEKTRPVGFKHPAFQCPDMSPSHSTPSSVELVKAGDIKVVAALGDSLTTAIGANATTVLGIPIEFRHLSWSIGGFGSYQDVITLPNILKLFNPRVLGAARGKTIHGMEAQLAETGLNLAVTGQNTFNLPDQTRHLIDTLRSYEGLNFEKDWKLLTILMGMNDICDYCKDKALFSADNFIHYMAVSLEMLRNEVPRMIVNVVQILPMQALREVQKPTPGCLLQRSFCSCLIEPGSRSHELRELVEVNLEFQRKLETLLLTDRFFRDDFAVVLQPFLKRADPPRLPSGKVDMSFFTHDCFHFTIKGHEELAKGLWNNMFQPEGSKTVVSSFSDPISLVCPPKDHPYIFTRPTPARSGQPSRRPAPPTTVVYFLTVLVAFGGRGLFSNC, from the exons ATGGGGTGGCTTTGTGTCGCCGTGGCAACGTGCGCGCTGGTGGCGCGCTGCGTCAAAG GCGACGACTGGTGGTGGAAGTACGAAGAAGGAATTCGACACTACAGTAAGGAAGCCCTCAATAAG GAGTTTCCTGAAAAAACTCGTCCTGTGGGCTTCAAGCACCCCGCCTTCCAATGCCCTGACATGAGCCCCTCCCATTCCACCCCCTCCTCAG TGGAATTGGTGAAAGCGGGCGACATCAAAGTGGTCGCCGCCTTGGGCGATTCTCTCACG ACGGCCATCGGCGCCAACGCCACCACCGTACTGGGCATCCCCATTGAATTCCGCCACCTCTCCTGGAG CATCGGCGGTTTTGGCTCGTACCAGGACGTCATCACTTTGCCCA ATATCCTCAAGCTTTTTAATCCCAGAGTCCTCGGCGCCGCCCGGGGGAAGACCATCCACGGGATGGAAGCCCAGTTGGCGGAAACGGGGCTCAACTTGGCCGTCACGGGGCAAAACACGTT CAATCTTCCCGACCAGACCAGACATTTAATCGACACGCTCCGAAGTTACGAA GGTCTGAATTTTGAGAAAGATTGGAAACTCCTGACAATTCTCATGGGGATGAATGACATCTGCGACTACTGCAAAGACAAG GCTCTCTTCTCTGCCGACAACTTTATTCACTACATGGCTGTTTCCTTGGAAATGCTTCGCAATGAG GTTCCTCGTATGATCGTCAATGTGGTCCAAATCCTTCCCATGCAAGCCCTCAGGGAGGTCCAAAAGCCCACCCCGGGTTGTCTTCTTCAGCG ttccTTCTGCTCCTGTCTGATCGAACCAGGGAGTCGGTCCCACGAGCTAAGGGAGCTGGTGGAAGTTAATCTGGAGTTTCAG AGAAAACTGGAAACTCTGTTGCTGACCGATCGCTTCTTCCGTGACGATTTTGCCGTGGTTCTGCAGCCTTTTTTAAAGCGGGCCGACCCACCTCGCCTTCCC AGTGGCAAGGTCGACATGAGCTTCTTCACCCACGATTGCTTCCACTTCACCATTAAAGGCCACGAGGAGTTAGCTAAAGGCCTTTGGAACAACATG TTTCAACCTGAAGGGAGCAAGACGGTGGTGAGCAGTTTTTCCGACCCCATATCACTTGTTTGTCCACCCAAg GACCACCCGTACATCTTCACTCGACCCACCCCAGCTCGCTCTGGTCAGCCAAGCCGACGCCCCGCCCCTCCAACGACGGTGGTCTACTTCCTAACGGTCCTCGTGGCGTTCGGGGGGCGTGGTTTATTTTCTAATTGCTGA
- the stx7l gene encoding syntaxin-7 isoform X1, whose protein sequence is MPIFGLFIHIYSYIWTLAKLVIMAYLAGFPEEPNALVQNISGNIQRLSVLTSDLQRALSFLGTEKDSDQVQQTLQQKQQQGNQLAKETDRLIKAFSALPVGTDQRQRKIQKDRLLNDFSAALNTFQKTQREAADKEREFVARVRASSKVSSGGQPDSYNVTPFQSEVQIQVEAVSEDDLRLIQERELAIRQLESDITDVNDIFKDLGMMVHEQGEMIDSIEANVESAEVNVQSATQQLARAADYQRSSRKKICILIIVLVLIAVVVALVIWGASRQ, encoded by the exons ATGCCCATCTTCGgattatttatacatatatactcgtACATTTGGACATTAGCAAAG ttggtCATCATGGCCTACCTGGCCGGGTTTCCCGAGGAGCCCAATGCTTTGGTTCAAAACATTAGCGGGAACATCCAGAGGCTATCCGTGCTAA CCTCCGACCTGCAGAGGGCGCTGTCGTTTCTAGGAACGGAAAAAGACAGCGACCAAGTGCAGCAGACACT gcaACAAAAGCAGCAGCAAGGTAACCAACTGGCCAAAGAGACTGACCGTCTTATCAAAGCTTTTAGCGCACTTCCCGTTGGCACAGACCAG AGGcaaagaaaaattcaaaaagaccGTTTGCTCAACGACTTCTCGGCGGCGTTGAACACGTTTCAGAAGACGCAGAGGGAGGCGGCCGATAAAGAACGGGAGTTTGTGGCACGAGTTCGAGCCAGCTCTAAAGTGTCGTCG GGAGGACAGCCTGACAGCTATAATGTCACCCCTTTTCAAAG TGAGGTGCAGATACAGGTGGAGGCCGTCAGCGAAGACGATCTGCGGTTGATTCAAGAGAGAGAGTTGGCAATCCGACAGCTGGAG TCCGACATCACTGACGTCAATGACATTTTCAAGGATTTGGGAATGATGGTTCATGAACAGGGCGAAATGATTG ATAGTATAGAGGCCAACGTGGAGAGTGCAGAAGTGAACGTCCAGAGTGCCACGCAACAACTGGCGCGTGCCGCCGACTATCAG CGGAGTTCGCGGAAGAAGATCTGCATCCTGATTATAGTGTTGGTCTTGATCGCCGTGGTGGTGGCCCTCGTCATCTGGGGCGCCTCACGACAGTGA
- the leg1.1 gene encoding liver-enriched gene 1, tandem duplicate 1 — protein sequence MQRLTASCLLLALAASLAHSAVIMDNGAPIAWAHTAAQVTDLPVENGILNPNPWNFVHRMSFYRLMIAATDPFMGSMGSGATENPLWGLPLQFGWMQTSGRLADPTGATNCGLPTGDALCISPMSWWGCVNHFVSVLPFLSAAQQGFFGPGVQVQMQAPAGTEGYCTTYADCATTYGDVMAKWDAFFQGLKTAAESALPENEKKDAILGLYWAAHMGSLHEAKNCKDKQSHYSDPEVKFASSWLNSAEYVSAAYFQSSLDKSILFLTPLPGRILKDGDSAPNIADLSQEENHTLSIFGWMKSMDTILLGSLTGMWRSSMCSVTTREKGREMLEQLLLNPSFATNTFLSIITEMTTSC from the exons ATGCAGCGTCTCACGGCCTCCTGCCTCCTCCTGGCCCTGGCGGCGTCCCTGGCCCACTCGGCCGTCATCATGGACAACGGGGCGCCCATTGCGTGGGCCCACACGGCGGCCCAGGTGACCGACCTGCCGGTGGAGAACGGCATCCTGAACCCCAACCCGTGGAACTTTGTGCATCGGATGAGCTTTTACCGGCTGATGATCGCCGCCACCGATCCCTTCATGGGCTCCATGGGAAGCGGCGCCACAGAAAATCCACTTTGGGGCTTGCCTCTTCAGTTCGGCTGGATGCAGACTTCAG GCCGTCTTGCTGACCCAACCGGCGCCACAAATTGCGGGCTGCCCACCGGCGACGCCCTTTGTATCTCACCCATGAGCTGGTGGGGCT GTGTAAACCACTTTGTGTCCGTCCTGCCATTCCTGTCTGCCGCCCAGCAGGGATTCTTTGGACCTGGAGTCCAG GTCCAGATGCAGGCCCCCGCAGGCACAGAAGGCTATTGCACCACCTACGCCGACTGCGCCACGACCTACGGTGACGTGATGGCTAAGTGGGACGCTTTCTTCCAG GGCCTGAAGACCGCCGCCGAGTCCGCTCTGCCCGAAAACGAGAAGAAAGATGCCATCCTGGGACTCTACTGGGCGGCGCATATGGGTTCCCTCCATGAGGCCAAAAACTGCAAGGACAA GCAGAGCCATTATTCCGACCCCGAGGTGAAATTCGCCTCCAGCTGGCTCAACTCTGCCGAATACGTCTCAGCGGCCTACTTCCAGTCCTCCTTGGACAAGTCCATCTTGTTTCTTACCCCTCTTCCAGGGCGTATCCTGAAG GACGGCGATAGCGCACCCAACATAGCCGACTTGAGTCAAGAAGAGAACCACACACTCTCCATCTTCGGATGGATGAAGAGCATGGACACCATTCTGC TGGGGTCCCTGACGGGGATGTGGCGTAGCTCCATGTGCTCGGTGACCACTCGGGAGAAGGGCAGGGAGATGCTGGAGCAGCTCCTCCTCAATCCCAGCTTCGCCACCAACACGTTCTTGTCCATCATCACAGAAATGACCACTAGCTGCTGA
- the stx7l gene encoding syntaxin-7 isoform X2: protein MAYLAGFPEEPNALVQNISGNIQRLSVLTSDLQRALSFLGTEKDSDQVQQTLQQKQQQGNQLAKETDRLIKAFSALPVGTDQRQRKIQKDRLLNDFSAALNTFQKTQREAADKEREFVARVRASSKVSSGGQPDSYNVTPFQSEVQIQVEAVSEDDLRLIQERELAIRQLESDITDVNDIFKDLGMMVHEQGEMIDSIEANVESAEVNVQSATQQLARAADYQRSSRKKICILIIVLVLIAVVVALVIWGASRQ from the exons ATGGCCTACCTGGCCGGGTTTCCCGAGGAGCCCAATGCTTTGGTTCAAAACATTAGCGGGAACATCCAGAGGCTATCCGTGCTAA CCTCCGACCTGCAGAGGGCGCTGTCGTTTCTAGGAACGGAAAAAGACAGCGACCAAGTGCAGCAGACACT gcaACAAAAGCAGCAGCAAGGTAACCAACTGGCCAAAGAGACTGACCGTCTTATCAAAGCTTTTAGCGCACTTCCCGTTGGCACAGACCAG AGGcaaagaaaaattcaaaaagaccGTTTGCTCAACGACTTCTCGGCGGCGTTGAACACGTTTCAGAAGACGCAGAGGGAGGCGGCCGATAAAGAACGGGAGTTTGTGGCACGAGTTCGAGCCAGCTCTAAAGTGTCGTCG GGAGGACAGCCTGACAGCTATAATGTCACCCCTTTTCAAAG TGAGGTGCAGATACAGGTGGAGGCCGTCAGCGAAGACGATCTGCGGTTGATTCAAGAGAGAGAGTTGGCAATCCGACAGCTGGAG TCCGACATCACTGACGTCAATGACATTTTCAAGGATTTGGGAATGATGGTTCATGAACAGGGCGAAATGATTG ATAGTATAGAGGCCAACGTGGAGAGTGCAGAAGTGAACGTCCAGAGTGCCACGCAACAACTGGCGCGTGCCGCCGACTATCAG CGGAGTTCGCGGAAGAAGATCTGCATCCTGATTATAGTGTTGGTCTTGATCGCCGTGGTGGTGGCCCTCGTCATCTGGGGCGCCTCACGACAGTGA
- the chga gene encoding chromogranin-A isoform X2, whose translation MLALLTLTLLIKSVFPIPVTPGALEDDDVKVMKCVVEALADVLSRPRPLPVSDQCLQTLRTDDRLLSLLRHYDFLKELHDVATHGEEKVWPPEGGATPSLENTDDVPPDGSMLSSLGGPPGEHSILSHGREHDGTLWMAAEKREKNKKGMRAIASKEEEDEEEEEDQRSVEAEEEEHVGEDGYGMKKRSRSEEVEDEAPHHSKEDSGDKEMKKTKKKRNRSPEEKELQLIARRTPDEEDGSAARKVEDGEVENLATIESELENVAHKLRQLREG comes from the exons atgCTTGCATTGCTGACTCTGACTCTCCTCATCAAAAGCG TTTTTCCAATCCCGGTGACTCCCGGTGCGCTGGAAGATGACGACGTCAAg GTGATGAAATGTGTGGTGGAGGCCCTAGCTGATGTACTGTCAAGGCCACGCCCACTTCCAGTTAGTGACCAATGCCTGCAGACCCTAAGGAcag ACGACCGTCTTTTGTCGTTACTCCGTCACTACGATTTCCTGAAGGAACTGCATGATGTCGCCACCCACG GTGAGGAGAAGGTCTGGCCACCAGAAGGAGGCGCCACGCCATCCCTAGAAAACACAGATGACGTCCCCCCCG AtggatccatgctgagctccctGGGAGGCCCCCCTGGCGAACATTCCATCCTCTCACACGGGCGAGAACACGACGGCACGCTTTGGATGGCGGCCGAGAAGCGGGAGAAGAACAAAAAAG GAATGCGGGCAATTGcatccaaagaagaagaagacgaggaggaggaggaggaccagAGATCTGTTGAGGCTGAGGAAGAAGAACATGTAGGAGAAGATGGGTATGGGATGAAGAAGAGAAGCAGAAGCGAGGAGGTAGAGGATGAAGCCCCCCATCATTCCAAGGAGGACTCGGGGGATAAAGAGAtgaagaagacgaagaagaagaggaaccgCAGTCCGGAGGAGAAGGAGCTGCAGTTGATCGCTCGGAGAACACCGGACGAGGAGGATGGGAGCGCCGCAAGAAAGGTGGAg GATGGCGAAGTGGAAAACTTGGCCACCATCGAGTCTGAGTTGGAAAACGTGGCCCACAAACTCCGCCAGCTGAgggaaggataa
- the chga gene encoding chromogranin-A isoform X3 → MLALLTLTLLIKSVFPIPVTPGALEDDDVKVMKCVVEALADVLSRPRPLPVSDQCLQTLRTDDRLLSLLRHYDFLKELHDVATHGEEKVWPPEGGATPSLENTDDVPPDGSMLSSLGGPPGEHSILSHGREHDGTLWMAAEKREKNKKEGMRAIASKEEEDEEEEEDQRSVEAEEEEHVGEDGYGMKKRSRSEEVEDEAPHHSKEDSGDKEMKKTKKKRNRSPEEKELQLIARRTPDEEDGSAARKDGEVENLATIESELENVAHKLRQLREG, encoded by the exons atgCTTGCATTGCTGACTCTGACTCTCCTCATCAAAAGCG TTTTTCCAATCCCGGTGACTCCCGGTGCGCTGGAAGATGACGACGTCAAg GTGATGAAATGTGTGGTGGAGGCCCTAGCTGATGTACTGTCAAGGCCACGCCCACTTCCAGTTAGTGACCAATGCCTGCAGACCCTAAGGAcag ACGACCGTCTTTTGTCGTTACTCCGTCACTACGATTTCCTGAAGGAACTGCATGATGTCGCCACCCACG GTGAGGAGAAGGTCTGGCCACCAGAAGGAGGCGCCACGCCATCCCTAGAAAACACAGATGACGTCCCCCCCG AtggatccatgctgagctccctGGGAGGCCCCCCTGGCGAACATTCCATCCTCTCACACGGGCGAGAACACGACGGCACGCTTTGGATGGCGGCCGAGAAGCGGGAGAAGAACAAAAAAG AAGGAATGCGGGCAATTGcatccaaagaagaagaagacgaggaggaggaggaggaccagAGATCTGTTGAGGCTGAGGAAGAAGAACATGTAGGAGAAGATGGGTATGGGATGAAGAAGAGAAGCAGAAGCGAGGAGGTAGAGGATGAAGCCCCCCATCATTCCAAGGAGGACTCGGGGGATAAAGAGAtgaagaagacgaagaagaagaggaaccgCAGTCCGGAGGAGAAGGAGCTGCAGTTGATCGCTCGGAGAACACCGGACGAGGAGGATGGGAGCGCCGCAAGAAAG GATGGCGAAGTGGAAAACTTGGCCACCATCGAGTCTGAGTTGGAAAACGTGGCCCACAAACTCCGCCAGCTGAgggaaggataa